The following are from one region of the bacterium genome:
- a CDS encoding glycine--tRNA ligase subunit alpha, with amino-acid sequence MNSFQDLILKLSRYWAAQGCVLQQPYDLEVGAGTMHPETFLRVLGPEPWNVVYVQPSRRPADARYGENPFRLGKHYQLQVILKPSPADVQALYVKSLGAMGIDLSLHDLRFEEDNWEAPTLGAWGVGWQVMLDGMEITQFTYFQQAGGLELDPVSAEITYGLERITMFLGRKRSLYDIDWVPGGVTYGQVRHQDEVEFSRYYFELADVDFLRGQFDGNEREASRCLEAELVLPAYECALKCSHLFNVLDARGAVSVTERVGLIKRVRRLAVACAKAYAVRREELGYPLLTPRPAELSEPGEPGEPGEPSEEDA; translated from the coding sequence ATGAATAGTTTCCAAGACCTGATTCTGAAGCTGTCTCGATACTGGGCGGCGCAGGGCTGTGTGCTCCAGCAACCGTACGACCTCGAGGTCGGCGCCGGGACCATGCACCCCGAGACTTTTCTACGTGTGTTGGGGCCGGAGCCGTGGAACGTCGTCTACGTTCAGCCCTCACGGCGGCCGGCGGATGCTCGCTACGGCGAGAACCCATTCCGGCTCGGCAAGCACTACCAGTTGCAGGTCATTCTCAAACCGTCGCCGGCCGATGTCCAGGCGCTCTACGTCAAGAGTCTGGGAGCAATGGGGATCGACCTGTCTCTGCATGATCTGCGCTTCGAGGAAGACAACTGGGAGGCGCCCACTCTGGGAGCCTGGGGGGTCGGATGGCAGGTCATGCTCGACGGCATGGAGATTACCCAGTTCACCTATTTCCAGCAGGCCGGCGGTCTGGAGCTCGATCCGGTCAGCGCCGAGATCACCTACGGCCTAGAGAGAATCACGATGTTTCTCGGCCGCAAGCGAAGTCTCTATGACATCGATTGGGTGCCGGGAGGAGTCACCTATGGTCAGGTGCGCCATCAGGACGAGGTCGAGTTCTCTCGCTATTACTTCGAGCTTGCGGACGTCGATTTTCTGCGCGGCCAGTTCGACGGCAACGAGCGCGAGGCGAGCCGTTGCCTGGAGGCTGAGCTGGTGCTGCCGGCCTACGAATGCGCGCTCAAGTGCTCGCACTTGTTCAACGTGCTCGACGCGCGCGGCGCGGTATCGGTCACCGAGCGGGTCGGCCTGATCAAGCGAGTGCGCCGGCTGGCGGTGGCCTGTGCCAAGGCCTATGCTGTGCGCCGAGAGGAGCTTGGCTATCCGCTGCTCACACCTCGGCCCGCCGAGCTCTCCGAGCCAGGCGAGCCAGGCGAGCCAGGCGAGCCTTCCGAGGAGGACGCGTAA
- a CDS encoding glycine--tRNA ligase subunit beta, which translates to MPKGEFLLEVRCEEIPARMVRRATQNLGSRIFQELLNRKLTPRAIETGFTPRRLTVALMGVPAREQDRTEKVTGPPASVAFDESGQPTQAAEGFARRCGIEPGDLTRVETPKGEYAAAVVTTEGRPTAEVLSEIAPKAIAELNWAKIMLWGNRVGPWARPVHGILALFEGEVVPFDLFGVESGKTTCGHPVLSPKQFSVVGFASYRKKLSKLGIEVNFKERLAKLETGLAEAAAELGGGVVEDRALLERLTAMCGTPGVVAGRIDDKHLELPREVLIASLRDHQSAFTVETGGRLLPAFLTLMDRADDPEGFVRRGNEWVVEARLEDAAFFYEEDRKKPLAEHAAGLDRLSFHEKLGSYADKSERIAELCKFIGRLLDWEDEARAAVEVARLMKADLVSEMVGEFSSLQGIMGGVYARAEGLDEEVWRPIYEQYIPQGSSDPITSTRVGRVVGLADRIDSIVGILGIGLTPSGSKDPFGLRRAAQGVVRIALEGEMELDLDLVAARAYKEYGDRLEESAEEVLGIWRPFLFDRIRHILGLDDFSYDEIEAALEVGATNLPDLRARVAAIHTVRDEPGFRSVVLAAKRIANILRGVPEQELDADLLSETAEKLLYQAYQNLKDEIKKAEQEKRYEECLRTMTSFADVLDHFFVEVLVMDENPDVRNNRVALLQAIQRSLSRTAGLTAVVVERAEEMEGKQGNG; encoded by the coding sequence GTGCCCAAGGGCGAGTTTCTGCTCGAGGTGCGGTGCGAGGAGATTCCCGCGCGGATGGTGCGCAGGGCGACCCAGAATCTGGGCAGCCGGATCTTCCAGGAGCTGCTGAATCGCAAGCTCACGCCGCGCGCGATCGAGACCGGCTTCACGCCGCGCCGCCTCACGGTGGCGCTCATGGGTGTTCCGGCTCGGGAACAGGACCGAACGGAGAAGGTCACGGGTCCGCCGGCAAGCGTTGCTTTTGACGAGAGCGGCCAACCGACCCAGGCCGCCGAGGGCTTCGCTCGCCGATGCGGCATCGAGCCCGGAGATCTGACGCGCGTCGAGACGCCCAAGGGCGAGTACGCGGCCGCCGTGGTGACGACCGAAGGCCGGCCGACTGCCGAGGTCCTCAGCGAGATCGCGCCCAAGGCCATCGCCGAGCTCAATTGGGCGAAGATCATGCTCTGGGGCAACCGGGTCGGACCCTGGGCTCGACCCGTCCACGGGATTCTGGCTCTGTTCGAAGGAGAGGTCGTGCCATTCGATCTCTTCGGGGTCGAGTCCGGCAAGACAACGTGTGGTCACCCGGTGTTGTCACCGAAGCAGTTTTCGGTCGTGGGCTTTGCCAGCTACCGGAAGAAGCTCTCCAAGCTGGGCATCGAGGTGAACTTCAAAGAGCGTCTGGCGAAGCTCGAAACCGGCCTGGCGGAAGCAGCCGCGGAGCTAGGTGGTGGGGTAGTCGAAGACCGAGCTCTCCTCGAGCGCCTGACGGCGATGTGCGGCACGCCCGGGGTGGTCGCCGGAAGAATCGACGACAAGCACCTGGAGCTGCCGCGTGAAGTGCTGATCGCGAGTCTTCGGGATCATCAGAGCGCGTTCACCGTCGAGACGGGAGGTCGGTTGTTGCCCGCCTTTCTGACGCTGATGGATCGAGCGGACGATCCCGAGGGTTTCGTCCGGCGTGGGAACGAATGGGTCGTCGAAGCGCGGCTCGAGGACGCGGCGTTCTTCTATGAGGAAGACCGCAAGAAGCCCCTGGCCGAGCACGCGGCCGGTCTCGATCGGCTGAGCTTCCACGAGAAGCTGGGCAGCTATGCGGACAAGAGCGAGCGAATCGCCGAGCTGTGCAAGTTCATCGGCCGGCTGCTCGACTGGGAAGACGAGGCGCGTGCGGCGGTCGAGGTCGCCCGCCTGATGAAAGCCGATCTGGTAAGCGAGATGGTGGGGGAGTTCAGCTCGCTGCAGGGAATCATGGGCGGCGTCTACGCTCGCGCGGAGGGCCTCGACGAGGAAGTCTGGCGACCGATCTACGAACAGTACATACCCCAGGGGTCGAGCGATCCGATCACCTCGACGAGGGTTGGACGCGTGGTCGGGCTGGCCGATCGAATCGACTCGATCGTGGGCATTCTGGGAATCGGCCTGACTCCCTCGGGGAGCAAGGACCCCTTCGGCCTGCGCCGTGCGGCGCAGGGCGTGGTCCGAATCGCGCTCGAAGGCGAGATGGAGCTGGATCTGGATCTGGTGGCCGCTCGAGCCTACAAAGAGTACGGCGACCGCTTGGAAGAAAGCGCCGAGGAAGTGCTGGGCATCTGGCGGCCTTTCCTGTTCGACCGGATTCGACATATCTTGGGTCTCGACGACTTCTCCTACGACGAGATTGAAGCGGCGCTCGAGGTGGGAGCTACGAACCTGCCCGATCTGCGCGCCCGGGTGGCCGCGATCCACACGGTTCGCGACGAGCCGGGCTTTCGCTCGGTGGTGCTCGCGGCGAAGCGGATCGCCAACATTCTCCGCGGCGTGCCCGAGCAGGAGCTGGACGCCGACTTGCTGTCCGAGACCGCCGAGAAACTGCTCTATCAGGCGTATCAGAACCTCAAAGACGAAATCAAGAAGGCCGAGCAGGAGAAGCGCTATGAGGAGTGCTTGCGCACCATGACCTCGTTCGCGGATGTCCTGGACCACTTCTTCGTCGAAGTACTGGTGATGGATGAGAATCCCGATGTGCGCAACAACCGTGTAGCGCTTCTGCAGGCTATTCAAAGATCACTGTCCCGCACTGCCGGCCTCACCGCCGTGGTAGTGGAGAGGGCTGAG
- the recO gene encoding DNA repair protein RecO produces the protein MGLQSGEAIVLDVLDLQEYDRIVVFLTRDRGKKRGVANGARRKYSRFAGQLQPLAKVEATWFEKEGRDLVRVSSLELIRSPEKLHGTLEGILLGAYLADQMNAFAQDNDDSDLMYRLLDSTVESLVGGGDQDLAARYYEAWLLRLSGVLGVSEECPACGRVFSERSESGKALGAALPPTDETLLCGECAGPGGRAVSSQALAFLRDISGSSLEKMGRRLPPPETLREMEEISARIRRTFLQHELNSYRIMRETLSGLSRDRPPA, from the coding sequence ATGGGACTTCAATCCGGAGAGGCCATCGTGCTCGACGTCCTGGACCTCCAGGAGTACGACCGGATCGTGGTCTTCCTGACCCGGGACAGAGGCAAGAAGCGGGGCGTTGCCAACGGCGCACGGCGCAAGTACAGTCGCTTCGCCGGGCAGCTCCAGCCCCTGGCCAAAGTGGAGGCCACATGGTTCGAAAAGGAGGGGCGGGATCTGGTGAGGGTCTCGAGCCTCGAGCTCATCCGCTCCCCGGAGAAGCTGCATGGCACGCTGGAGGGGATTCTCCTCGGAGCCTACCTGGCCGATCAGATGAACGCATTTGCTCAAGACAACGACGACAGCGACCTCATGTACCGGCTTCTGGACTCGACGGTGGAGTCGCTGGTCGGAGGTGGCGACCAAGATCTCGCGGCTCGCTACTACGAAGCCTGGCTCCTGAGGCTGAGCGGAGTTCTGGGCGTGTCGGAGGAATGTCCCGCTTGTGGCCGCGTGTTTAGCGAGCGATCGGAGAGCGGTAAGGCCCTGGGCGCCGCCTTGCCCCCGACCGACGAGACGCTCCTATGCGGGGAATGCGCGGGGCCGGGCGGCCGCGCGGTGTCGTCGCAAGCGCTGGCATTCCTGCGCGACATCAGTGGTAGCAGCCTCGAAAAAATGGGCCGCCGTCTGCCGCCGCCCGAGACCCTGCGTGAGATGGAGGAGATCAGCGCTAGGATTCGCCGGACCTTTCTCCAGCACGAGTTGAACAGCTATCGCATTATGCGGGAAACTCTGTCCGGCCTTTCCCGCGACCGGCCTCCCGCCTAG
- a CDS encoding VWA domain-containing protein: protein MLVSLLSGPLGAIPGLGNAPAGAAVRSFELSQTALLEASPTAIRSYARVLDERNEPIFHLEGTTITASLGDRELDLRGVESFHQSGEGVAYIFLVDISRSLSDREFALIQRSLENWMIGLRPQDRAAILAFGDESRLVVDFTNEAARLRESVNALGPTDGSTVLFEALHDGFELARRRDTDLPGRRVLIVLTDGRDEGSGWSLDDTLSILRQDPAPIYAIGLSRIRDQAERSSYLQLLRRLATNSGGAFFEGSTETLNDSYGAIREAIHNVWVLDFSCAGCKRDGESYRLQANLSDGERVLSDGQAIRLLPPASPVEAEGAEAQPLEPKAEPEAESESLARAPSPSGASGWSWLWLALPVLAALAAGWLVWNRRTPGAITPEADLDSLPPVAPVETPSYTTDNGLVTSRPPRPIKLRVVRLIVVRGKNPGKQYSVTLLEKAVVGARSTCDCVLFDEPGVSPEQFELYQMDGHVFLRNLSKDNPTLVDGLPTESQHRIQSEALVGTRDFIVRVIFGEGRATARV from the coding sequence ATGCTCGTCTCACTCCTGTCGGGACCGCTCGGCGCCATTCCCGGCTTGGGCAACGCACCCGCCGGGGCGGCCGTACGCTCCTTCGAGCTCAGCCAAACGGCGCTCCTCGAGGCGAGCCCTACCGCGATTCGCTCCTACGCCAGGGTCCTGGACGAACGCAACGAGCCCATCTTCCATCTCGAAGGCACCACGATCACCGCCTCTCTCGGTGACCGAGAGCTGGACCTGCGCGGCGTCGAGTCCTTTCACCAGAGTGGCGAGGGTGTTGCTTACATCTTCCTGGTGGACATTTCCCGGTCACTCAGCGATCGCGAGTTCGCTCTGATTCAGAGATCGCTCGAGAACTGGATGATCGGCCTGCGGCCGCAAGACCGGGCCGCCATCTTGGCGTTCGGCGACGAGAGTCGGCTGGTCGTGGATTTCACCAATGAAGCCGCTCGGCTAAGAGAGAGCGTCAACGCGTTGGGCCCGACCGACGGCTCCACGGTTCTGTTCGAGGCCCTCCACGACGGTTTCGAGTTGGCTCGCCGACGCGATACCGATCTGCCTGGCCGGCGCGTCCTCATCGTGCTGACCGACGGTCGCGACGAGGGCAGCGGTTGGTCCCTCGACGACACGCTCTCGATTCTTCGCCAGGATCCAGCGCCGATCTACGCGATCGGTCTCAGCCGAATCCGAGACCAGGCCGAGAGGAGCAGTTACCTGCAGCTCTTGAGACGACTGGCAACCAACTCGGGCGGCGCCTTCTTCGAAGGGAGCACCGAGACCTTGAACGACTCCTACGGCGCGATCCGGGAAGCCATTCACAACGTCTGGGTGCTTGATTTTTCCTGTGCCGGCTGCAAGCGTGATGGCGAGAGCTACAGGCTGCAGGCCAACCTCTCGGACGGCGAACGCGTCCTGTCCGATGGCCAGGCGATTCGGCTCCTGCCGCCCGCCAGCCCGGTGGAGGCGGAGGGCGCCGAGGCCCAGCCCCTCGAGCCGAAAGCCGAGCCGGAAGCGGAGAGCGAGTCGCTCGCCAGGGCACCGAGCCCGAGCGGGGCATCCGGATGGAGCTGGCTCTGGCTGGCACTGCCGGTTCTCGCGGCTCTGGCAGCCGGCTGGTTGGTTTGGAATCGCCGAACTCCTGGCGCGATCACGCCCGAGGCCGATCTCGACAGCCTGCCCCCGGTGGCGCCTGTGGAAACCCCGAGCTACACCACGGACAACGGCCTCGTGACCAGCAGACCGCCTCGTCCGATCAAGCTTCGAGTCGTTCGGCTGATCGTCGTCCGTGGGAAGAACCCGGGCAAGCAGTACAGCGTGACTCTCCTGGAGAAGGCCGTCGTGGGAGCCCGGTCGACCTGTGACTGCGTATTGTTCGACGAGCCCGGTGTCTCGCCCGAGCAGTTCGAGCTCTATCAAATGGACGGACACGTCTTCCTGCGAAACCTCTCGAAGGACAACCCCACGCTAGTCGATGGCTTGCCGACCGAAAGCCAGCACAGGATTCAAAGCGAAGCGCTCGTGGGCACGCGCGATTTCATCGTGCGAGTGATTTTCGGTGAAGGGCGTGCGACGGCCCGAGTCTGA
- a CDS encoding DUF1566 domain-containing protein, which produces MKGVRRPESDRHPRLIAARIAAWLLGVLLASALPAPPIYATSQEPWKPAAPVQKPDGPIEAEAGEESPGDSTDTETTVGEEPVKVATLVFTTDAPCSLIVGGVSKGSVEPDEPLEVEVEFLELRVSALSSEVAFARWDEDLELELDETREVAIPMLEAIEEQRKKERRELVFRNIDSGLMWTRRDNARDVAWTGAAAYCEALELGGFENWRLPSIEELETLEAMWSIRPLKVADQILLSACCLWSSTEGTDNSVWSLDFRFRREFELNRSLSFGLRALCRRDMTAEELAEARLAADPKEQKRRLKEKRRRQDEKKRREEAKAQRQAPTEEPEKEP; this is translated from the coding sequence GTGAAGGGCGTGCGACGGCCCGAGTCTGACAGGCACCCGCGCCTGATCGCGGCGCGAATCGCCGCGTGGTTGCTGGGCGTACTCCTGGCTTCGGCACTACCCGCGCCGCCGATCTATGCTACTTCGCAAGAGCCGTGGAAGCCGGCCGCCCCGGTCCAGAAGCCCGATGGGCCCATCGAAGCCGAGGCCGGTGAGGAATCTCCCGGCGATTCTACAGACACCGAAACGACCGTCGGCGAAGAGCCGGTCAAGGTGGCTACGCTGGTGTTCACGACCGATGCGCCATGCAGCCTGATCGTCGGCGGCGTTTCGAAGGGATCGGTCGAACCGGATGAACCGTTGGAAGTCGAAGTCGAGTTCCTGGAGCTCCGGGTCTCGGCGCTCTCCTCCGAGGTCGCCTTCGCGCGCTGGGACGAGGACCTCGAGCTCGAGCTGGACGAAACCCGAGAGGTCGCGATTCCGATGCTGGAGGCGATCGAAGAGCAGAGGAAGAAGGAGCGCCGCGAATTGGTGTTCCGCAACATCGATAGTGGCCTGATGTGGACGCGGCGCGACAACGCCAGGGATGTCGCCTGGACCGGCGCCGCAGCGTACTGTGAAGCTCTCGAGCTGGGCGGTTTCGAGAACTGGCGCCTGCCTTCGATCGAAGAGCTCGAAACCCTCGAGGCGATGTGGTCGATCAGGCCTCTCAAGGTGGCCGACCAGATTCTGCTGTCGGCCTGTTGCCTCTGGAGCTCGACCGAAGGTACCGACAATTCGGTCTGGAGCCTGGACTTTCGGTTCCGTCGAGAGTTCGAGCTCAACCGCAGTCTGTCTTTCGGGCTCAGGGCGCTCTGCCGGAGAGACATGACCGCCGAAGAGCTCGCGGAGGCCCGACTGGCTGCGGATCCAAAGGAACAGAAACGCCGCCTGAAGGAAAAGCGCCGCCGCCAGGACGAAAAAAAACGCCGCGAAGAGGCGAAAGCCCAACGACAAGCCCCGACCGAAGAACCGGAGAAAGAGCCATGA
- the mgtE gene encoding magnesium transporter, with protein sequence MEPIVSPRKAELLGSTFRRLVRRGARAHVSKLLAKTRPEDVALQLRGLMPSEQAGVFRILLADYRDSAGDVLTELEPSLRTRVFEELEPEEIADLLGEMPVDDAVAVVEDLPDDLRASVMELTEQPDLEEVQEHLTYEDDSAGRIMDSHFLALPEKTTVGEAIGAIQEGEDVDNIFYLYVVDAEGHLVGVTSLRQLLLNPPGTPLASLMSRSIIRANIDTDQEEVASLASRYDLLAIPVTDLDNKLVGIVTVDDIIDVVREEATEDFFKMVGTSDDEIVYQDHSFKVFRIRFPWLVVNLVGLAVAGLLIHWFEIQLSQALFLLPFVPVVMGMGGNIGSQTSTIAVRGLATGRITLQRGTSRQFLWQQFKVGALIGLACAALAAVGAYVMPNLPLLDLEGDVALLPYAAVVGVSLFLAIVVASVNGAFIPLVFERLGIDPAVAAGPLVTTSNDITGIIIYFGLASLLISYLVP encoded by the coding sequence ATGGAACCGATCGTTTCGCCCCGAAAAGCGGAGCTGCTGGGCTCTACCTTTCGCCGCCTCGTGCGGCGCGGGGCGCGAGCTCATGTCTCGAAGTTGCTGGCCAAGACTCGGCCCGAGGATGTCGCCCTGCAACTGCGGGGCTTGATGCCTTCAGAGCAAGCCGGCGTCTTTCGCATTCTGCTCGCGGACTACCGCGACAGCGCCGGCGATGTCCTGACCGAGCTCGAACCCTCGCTGCGCACCCGGGTATTCGAGGAGCTCGAGCCGGAAGAGATCGCGGACCTGCTGGGGGAGATGCCGGTCGACGACGCGGTTGCGGTGGTCGAAGACCTTCCGGACGATCTGAGGGCCTCGGTGATGGAGCTGACCGAGCAGCCCGATCTGGAAGAGGTCCAGGAGCACCTGACCTACGAGGACGATTCCGCCGGTCGGATCATGGACTCGCACTTTCTCGCCCTGCCCGAGAAGACCACGGTCGGCGAAGCAATCGGTGCCATTCAGGAAGGCGAGGATGTAGACAACATCTTCTACCTCTACGTCGTCGACGCGGAGGGGCACCTGGTTGGAGTTACCTCGCTGAGGCAGCTGTTGCTCAATCCGCCGGGCACGCCCCTGGCGAGCCTGATGTCGCGCTCGATCATCCGGGCCAACATCGACACGGACCAGGAGGAGGTGGCGAGCCTGGCGAGCCGGTACGACCTGCTGGCGATTCCGGTTACCGACCTCGACAACAAACTCGTTGGGATCGTCACGGTAGACGACATCATCGATGTGGTTCGAGAGGAGGCCACCGAGGACTTCTTCAAGATGGTGGGTACCTCGGACGACGAGATCGTCTATCAGGATCATTCGTTCAAGGTCTTCAGGATCCGTTTTCCCTGGCTGGTGGTGAATCTGGTCGGCCTGGCCGTGGCCGGTCTCCTGATTCATTGGTTCGAGATCCAACTGAGTCAGGCCCTGTTTCTGTTGCCGTTCGTGCCCGTGGTGATGGGCATGGGCGGCAACATCGGCAGCCAGACGTCGACGATCGCGGTTCGCGGTCTCGCGACCGGAAGGATCACTCTCCAGCGGGGGACCTCGCGCCAGTTCCTCTGGCAGCAGTTCAAGGTCGGAGCGCTCATCGGCCTTGCGTGTGCGGCGCTGGCAGCGGTCGGAGCTTACGTCATGCCCAATCTCCCCCTGCTCGATCTGGAAGGCGATGTCGCGTTGCTGCCCTATGCGGCCGTGGTAGGTGTCTCCCTGTTTCTCGCGATAGTGGTGGCATCGGTCAACGGTGCTTTCATTCCCTTGGTATTCGAGAGGCTGGGCATCGACCCGGCGGTCGCGGCGGGCCCCCTGGTGACCACTTCGAACGACATCACCGGGATCATCATCTACTTCGGCCTGGCCTCGCTCTTGATCAGTTACCTGGTCCCGTAG
- the aceK gene encoding bifunctional isocitrate dehydrogenase kinase/phosphatase: MTFIVPPERAADTILRGFDDHHDRFRAMTRRARKRFERRDWDGIRWDTVKRLELYDQCIEETIEALREQLQESFENRDAWAPIKQAYTHAILGRNDFELAETYFNSLTRKVFPHVGVDPRIDYVSRDFPLPFRGWEMASARMYGVRRIDEMLIRKILEDADFRVPFKDLTGDARLVANRVEQTVTETFGHHEIEAVDVLEPIFIRNKAAYVVGRMRRGDTVLPLVLAILNHDQGLEVDAVLLSEEDTSILFSFARWYLHADLASPREVIGFLHSILPRKRVSELYISLGYNKHGKSEFFADLVSNIESLDEQFVVAPGQPGLVMSVFTLPSFEFVFKVIKDVFPSSKSTTRDEIRGKYRQVLLHDRVGRLVDYQVFEHVKFSKRRFSKELLDELLEVAGRTVVLDGDEVVIQHMYVGRRVTPLDVFLLSASPEEAEAAVLDWGQTLKDLAAADIFTGDILLKNFGLTRHGRVVFYDYDEVSHVSTRNFRRLPKPRNEFEEMASEPWFSVAEEDVFPEELNSFLGFSGALRQAFERSHGDLAGVGFWKAVQERIRAGEVIEFHPYRECHRLVRTEPAEVPA; this comes from the coding sequence ATGACCTTTATTGTCCCACCAGAGCGCGCCGCCGACACGATCCTCCGAGGGTTCGACGACCACCACGATCGCTTCCGCGCCATGACTCGCCGTGCCAGAAAGCGCTTCGAGCGGCGCGACTGGGACGGCATCCGGTGGGACACGGTCAAACGGCTCGAGCTCTACGATCAGTGCATCGAGGAGACGATCGAGGCTCTCCGAGAACAGCTGCAAGAGAGCTTCGAGAACCGCGACGCGTGGGCTCCGATCAAACAAGCGTATACGCACGCCATCTTGGGCAGGAACGATTTCGAGCTTGCCGAGACCTACTTCAACTCGTTGACCCGCAAGGTCTTTCCGCATGTCGGTGTAGACCCACGGATCGACTATGTTTCGCGTGACTTTCCGCTGCCCTTTAGGGGATGGGAGATGGCGAGTGCCCGCATGTACGGCGTCCGGCGCATCGACGAGATGCTGATAAGGAAGATACTCGAGGACGCCGACTTCCGAGTCCCGTTCAAGGATCTCACGGGCGACGCCCGGCTGGTCGCGAATCGGGTCGAGCAGACCGTCACCGAGACCTTCGGGCATCACGAGATCGAGGCGGTTGACGTGCTCGAGCCGATCTTCATTCGCAACAAGGCGGCCTACGTGGTTGGCAGAATGCGCCGAGGCGATACCGTGTTGCCGCTGGTGCTCGCCATCCTCAACCATGACCAGGGGCTCGAAGTCGACGCCGTGCTGCTGTCCGAGGAGGACACCAGCATTCTGTTCAGTTTCGCCCGCTGGTACCTCCACGCGGATCTAGCCAGCCCGCGCGAGGTCATCGGCTTTCTCCACTCGATCCTGCCTCGCAAACGAGTCTCTGAGCTATACATCTCGCTGGGCTACAACAAGCATGGCAAGAGCGAGTTCTTCGCCGACCTCGTCTCGAACATCGAGAGCCTGGACGAGCAGTTCGTGGTGGCACCGGGTCAGCCCGGCCTGGTGATGTCGGTCTTTACCCTGCCATCGTTCGAGTTCGTCTTCAAGGTGATCAAGGATGTCTTCCCGTCCTCGAAGTCGACGACCCGAGACGAGATCCGCGGCAAGTACCGCCAGGTCCTGCTCCATGACCGCGTTGGACGACTCGTCGATTACCAGGTCTTCGAGCATGTCAAGTTCTCGAAGAGGCGCTTCAGCAAGGAGCTTCTAGACGAACTGCTGGAGGTAGCCGGCAGAACCGTGGTGCTCGACGGCGACGAGGTCGTGATCCAGCACATGTACGTCGGCCGCCGCGTGACGCCGCTCGATGTGTTCCTCCTGTCCGCCAGCCCGGAGGAGGCCGAGGCCGCGGTTCTCGATTGGGGACAGACCCTCAAGGACCTCGCAGCGGCCGACATTTTCACGGGCGACATACTGCTCAAGAACTTCGGCCTGACGCGGCACGGACGAGTCGTCTTCTACGACTACGACGAGGTCAGCCACGTGAGCACACGGAACTTTCGCCGCCTCCCGAAACCTCGCAACGAGTTCGAGGAGATGGCCTCCGAGCCCTGGTTCTCGGTCGCCGAGGAGGACGTTTTCCCCGAGGAGCTCAACTCCTTCCTGGGTTTCTCGGGCGCGCTACGGCAAGCCTTCGAGCGAAGCCATGGCGACCTCGCCGGAGTCGGGTTCTGGAAGGCCGTGCAAGAGCGGATCCGAGCCGGCGAGGTGATCGAGTTCCACCCCTACCGGGAGTGCCACCGCCTGGTGCGCACCGAGCCGGCCGAAGTGCCGGCCTAG